The Euphorbia lathyris chromosome 8, ddEupLath1.1, whole genome shotgun sequence genome has a window encoding:
- the LOC136204094 gene encoding uncharacterized protein isoform X2 — translation MQQFNASLVDNHFHSVLPAVVHALDNPFGSISATFEAVQVVIKLAAQLRERMRESSHIWAPPIYRRMLSMDKKERDMSERCLLKIRSVIIPPPAALPKGLIKDMKCKLLTGMKDLLNQGLKIQTLQAWGWFIRLLGCHALENRRLINDMLKIPEKTFSDCNPQVQVASQVAWEGLIDALIHPSAMNCEINEVVENGSRKLQTSIENGHRVQVKAFSKSIKLLMTPLIGVISSKCDISVHLTCLKTWCYLLHKLDISINHPLVLELVLDPVFEAVFRMGPGLKTIWLWSLCLDLLDNYVIEKSRKIDCEQSSQVSQTGRDSVQGSSISGKCLVNQHSIKWSPWGISQLEFFIKMINIILTHTTSAEITLENRSSACDAALRIFKSILKGVNMELKSSSIKYADIMFCLNTILRFLREMFGSRKCGDGDNNLQHDSFQFLQAVIDELEPSILESPLYKVALDLTFVENLQSVNEIKYEKFLGISFIGHMDMVSPMVYLVVLGICILIQSTPIMLRTKLIPQGSSHRFFKLILHSCDTLEILRVAVGLLYKCVDKRNLHVWIVIAEALLDCFGGVNDRSLLRMETDSDSYLGICHLLSHPFVAFSSPQNFLAPENVSGSLEESHVSADSNLELDHVTELWKSVYSALRASKCPAKRSISLDLCSMLNWCIDENLGITDCGTELDISSMDLDVLSLSGNVASCILEDVLAASSDGNKNNLAELQVFSDMRSILGFASRFLKLSCARMQADPHTNLPVISRVFSVLIRLVGCLHSKETILSVIEIITGPLLMWLSHDGCNDQVQSLLAEIFNCLRRSQPPIVFDSVFLKLQAPLLQKTLNHPDFAISELTTAFWNSTYGQQIKLDYPESLLDILDKLSRNKKINLQKKSLPFLVKCNSITDLTAKKYRVTASATHNRSSKRVELVQDAKNDLCCSSKRKRLELTEHQKEVRREQQGRTMYCSGHGPGVRTYTSVDFSQGNDDSQDSQETQIPDSILEMLRKVA, via the exons ATGCAACAATTCAATGCGTCACTTGTAGATAATCACTTCCATTCTGTCCTGCCGGCAGTTGTACATGCGCTTGACAACCCGTTTGGTTCCATATCTGCAACATTTGAGGCTGTACAG GTTGTCATAAAGTTAGCAGCGCAATTGAGAGAAAGGATGAGAGAATCTTCACACATATGGGCTCCGCCAATATATAGAAGAATGCTCAGCATGGATAAGAAAGAAAGGGATATGTCAGAAAGGTGTCTGTTGAAGATTAGATCTGTCATAATCCCTCCTCCTGCAGCTCTTCCTAAG GGACTTATCAAAGATATGAAATGTAAATTGCTCACTGGGATGAAAGATCTTCTCAaccagggtttgaagattcaaacaTTGCAAGCATGGGGATGGTTTATTCGGTTGCTAGGATGTCATGCTTTGGAGAATAGGCGTTTAATTAATGATATGCTCAAAATTCCTGAGAAGACATTTTCTGATTGTAATCCACAAGTTCAGGTTGCTTCGCAG GTTGCATGGGAAGGACTTATTGATGCGCTTATTCATCCTTCAGCGATGAACTGCGAGATTAATGAAGTAGTTGAAAATGGTTCCAGAAAATTGCAAACATCTATTGAGAATGGCCATCGAGTCCAAGTAAAGGCATTTTCAAAAAGCATAAAACTCTTAATGACACCTCTAATTGGCGTCATCTCAAGCAAATGTGATATATCTGTCCACTTAACCTGCTTGAAGACGTGGTGTTATCTTCTACATAAGCTTGATATCTCCATCAATCACCCATTAGTGCTTGAACTGGTGTTGGATCCTGTCTTTGAAGCAGTTTTCAGGATGGGGCCTGGTCTCAAGACTATTTGGTTATGGAGTCTATGCCTAGATCTTCTTGATAATTATGTAATAGAAAAATCTAGAAAAATAGACTGCGAACAAAGCAGTCAGGTAAGCCAAACTGGTAGAGATTCCGTACAAGGGTCTTCAATATCTGGAAAATGCTTGGTGAATCAACATTCTATTAAATGGTCGCCTTGGGGAATTAGCCAGTTGGAATTCTTTATAAAGATGATAAATATTATCCTTACCCATACTACAAGTGCAGAAATCACCCTTGAAAATAGAAGTTCAGCTTGTGATGCTGCGTTAAGGATATTTAAATCTATTTTGAAGGGTGTAAATATGGAGCTGAAGAGTTCATCCATAAAATATGCTGATATTATGTTCTGTTTGAACACAATACTGAGGTTTTTACGAGAGATGTTTGGAAGCAGAAAATGTGGTGATGGTGATAATAATTTGCAGCATGATTCCTTCCAGTTTCTACAGGCTGTGATTGATGAACTGGAACCTTCTATTTTGGAATCTCCTCTTTACAAGGTGGCTCTAGACCTTACTTTTGTTGAGAATCTGCAGTcagttaatgagattaaatatgaaaaatttCTGGGCATCAGCTTTATTGGCCATATGGACATGGTTTCACCAATGGTTTATCTAGTTGTACTTGGCATCTGTATATTGATCCAGTCAACTCCCATTATGCTTCGAACAAAGTTAATTCCACAGGGTAGTTCGCACCGATTTTTCAAACTGATCCTACATTCATGCGATACTCTGGAAATTCTTAGAGTTGCAGTTGGTTTATTGTACAAGTGTGTGGACAAAAGGAACTTGCACGTTTGGATAGTTATAGCTGAAGCTCTCCTAGACTGCTTTGGTGGTGTAAATGATCGTTCGCTGCTAAGAATGGAGACAGACAGTGATTCTTATCTTGGCATATGCCATCTGTTGTCCCATCCATTTGTTGCATTTTCTTCCCCACAAAATTTCTTGGCCCCTGAGAATGTTAGTGGATCCTTGGAAGAGTCTCATGTTTCAGCAGATAGTAACCTTGAGCTTGACCATGTAACTGAATTATGGAAGTCGGTCTATAGTGCGCTTCGTGCCTCAAAGTGTCCTGCAAAAAGAAGTATTTCACTAGATTTGTGCTCAATGTTAAATTGGTGCATTGATGAAAATCTAGGCATCACAGATTGTGGCACTGAACTAGATATAAGTAGTATGGATCTTGACGTACTTTCTTTATCTGGCAATGTTGCGTCATGTATATTGGAAGACGTTTTGGCAGCTAGTTCGGAtggaaataaaaataatcttgCTGAATTGCAAGTGTTCAGCGACATGAGAAGCATCTTGGGATTTGCTTCTAG ATTCTTGAAGTTATCATGCGCAAGAATGCAAGCAGATCCTCACACAAACCTTCCTGTAATTTCGAG GGTATTTTCTGTTTTGATACGTCTGGTTGGTTGCCTTCATTCCAAGGAAACTATTCTTTCAGTTATTGAG ATCATAACTGGTCCACTACTTATGTGGCTGTCACATGATGGATGTAATGATCAAGTCCAATCCCTGCTGGCTGAAATCTTCAACTGTCTTAGGAGAAGTCAACCCCCAATAGTGTTTGATTCAGTTTTCCTCAAACTTCAGGCACCCCTCCTACAAAAAACTCTTAATCATCCAGATTTCGCCATTTCAGAACTGACCACCGCCTTTTGGAATTCAACATACGGCCAGCAAATTAAGTTGGATTACCCGGAGAGTTTACTTGATATCTTGGACAAGCTGTcgagaaataaaaaaatcaacctCCAGAAGAAAAGCCTACCGTTTCTTGTAAAATGTAATTCTATCACAGATTTGACTGCTAAAAAGTACAGGGTTACTGCCAGTGCCACTCATAACAGAAGCTCAAAAAGAGTTGAATTAGTTCAGGATGCTAAGAATGATTTGTGTTGTAGTTCAAAAAGGAAAAGGTTAGAATTAACAGAGCACCAGAAGGAAGTGAGACGCGAGCAGCAAGGACGGACAATGTATTGCAGTGGTCATGGTCCGGGGGTCCGAACATATACTAGTGTTGATTTTTCACAAGGAAACGATGATTCTCAAGACAGTCAGGAGACTCAGATTCCAGACTCTATCCTGGAGATGTTGAGAAAAGTTGCATAA
- the LOC136204094 gene encoding uncharacterized protein isoform X1 → MTTMATFSDQIEEIRTLIHSNSKSSKSLGYSTLLHLQQQSDNHPSSIQSLANNSQTLISMIAVGISNDDEEIAAQALKCLGFMIYHPSIVATISDGDASMILNSLAKVIVATKIKSICNLGVWCISMQQFNASLVDNHFHSVLPAVVHALDNPFGSISATFEAVQVVIKLAAQLRERMRESSHIWAPPIYRRMLSMDKKERDMSERCLLKIRSVIIPPPAALPKGLIKDMKCKLLTGMKDLLNQGLKIQTLQAWGWFIRLLGCHALENRRLINDMLKIPEKTFSDCNPQVQVASQVAWEGLIDALIHPSAMNCEINEVVENGSRKLQTSIENGHRVQVKAFSKSIKLLMTPLIGVISSKCDISVHLTCLKTWCYLLHKLDISINHPLVLELVLDPVFEAVFRMGPGLKTIWLWSLCLDLLDNYVIEKSRKIDCEQSSQVSQTGRDSVQGSSISGKCLVNQHSIKWSPWGISQLEFFIKMINIILTHTTSAEITLENRSSACDAALRIFKSILKGVNMELKSSSIKYADIMFCLNTILRFLREMFGSRKCGDGDNNLQHDSFQFLQAVIDELEPSILESPLYKVALDLTFVENLQSVNEIKYEKFLGISFIGHMDMVSPMVYLVVLGICILIQSTPIMLRTKLIPQGSSHRFFKLILHSCDTLEILRVAVGLLYKCVDKRNLHVWIVIAEALLDCFGGVNDRSLLRMETDSDSYLGICHLLSHPFVAFSSPQNFLAPENVSGSLEESHVSADSNLELDHVTELWKSVYSALRASKCPAKRSISLDLCSMLNWCIDENLGITDCGTELDISSMDLDVLSLSGNVASCILEDVLAASSDGNKNNLAELQVFSDMRSILGFASRFLKLSCARMQADPHTNLPVISRVFSVLIRLVGCLHSKETILSVIEIITGPLLMWLSHDGCNDQVQSLLAEIFNCLRRSQPPIVFDSVFLKLQAPLLQKTLNHPDFAISELTTAFWNSTYGQQIKLDYPESLLDILDKLSRNKKINLQKKSLPFLVKCNSITDLTAKKYRVTASATHNRSSKRVELVQDAKNDLCCSSKRKRLELTEHQKEVRREQQGRTMYCSGHGPGVRTYTSVDFSQGNDDSQDSQETQIPDSILEMLRKVA, encoded by the exons ATGGTGATGCCAGCATGATCTTGAATTCACTGGCTAAGGTCATTGTAGCCACAAAGATAAAG TCAATTTGTAATTTAGGTGTGTGGTGCATATCTATGCAACAATTCAATGCGTCACTTGTAGATAATCACTTCCATTCTGTCCTGCCGGCAGTTGTACATGCGCTTGACAACCCGTTTGGTTCCATATCTGCAACATTTGAGGCTGTACAG GTTGTCATAAAGTTAGCAGCGCAATTGAGAGAAAGGATGAGAGAATCTTCACACATATGGGCTCCGCCAATATATAGAAGAATGCTCAGCATGGATAAGAAAGAAAGGGATATGTCAGAAAGGTGTCTGTTGAAGATTAGATCTGTCATAATCCCTCCTCCTGCAGCTCTTCCTAAG GGACTTATCAAAGATATGAAATGTAAATTGCTCACTGGGATGAAAGATCTTCTCAaccagggtttgaagattcaaacaTTGCAAGCATGGGGATGGTTTATTCGGTTGCTAGGATGTCATGCTTTGGAGAATAGGCGTTTAATTAATGATATGCTCAAAATTCCTGAGAAGACATTTTCTGATTGTAATCCACAAGTTCAGGTTGCTTCGCAG GTTGCATGGGAAGGACTTATTGATGCGCTTATTCATCCTTCAGCGATGAACTGCGAGATTAATGAAGTAGTTGAAAATGGTTCCAGAAAATTGCAAACATCTATTGAGAATGGCCATCGAGTCCAAGTAAAGGCATTTTCAAAAAGCATAAAACTCTTAATGACACCTCTAATTGGCGTCATCTCAAGCAAATGTGATATATCTGTCCACTTAACCTGCTTGAAGACGTGGTGTTATCTTCTACATAAGCTTGATATCTCCATCAATCACCCATTAGTGCTTGAACTGGTGTTGGATCCTGTCTTTGAAGCAGTTTTCAGGATGGGGCCTGGTCTCAAGACTATTTGGTTATGGAGTCTATGCCTAGATCTTCTTGATAATTATGTAATAGAAAAATCTAGAAAAATAGACTGCGAACAAAGCAGTCAGGTAAGCCAAACTGGTAGAGATTCCGTACAAGGGTCTTCAATATCTGGAAAATGCTTGGTGAATCAACATTCTATTAAATGGTCGCCTTGGGGAATTAGCCAGTTGGAATTCTTTATAAAGATGATAAATATTATCCTTACCCATACTACAAGTGCAGAAATCACCCTTGAAAATAGAAGTTCAGCTTGTGATGCTGCGTTAAGGATATTTAAATCTATTTTGAAGGGTGTAAATATGGAGCTGAAGAGTTCATCCATAAAATATGCTGATATTATGTTCTGTTTGAACACAATACTGAGGTTTTTACGAGAGATGTTTGGAAGCAGAAAATGTGGTGATGGTGATAATAATTTGCAGCATGATTCCTTCCAGTTTCTACAGGCTGTGATTGATGAACTGGAACCTTCTATTTTGGAATCTCCTCTTTACAAGGTGGCTCTAGACCTTACTTTTGTTGAGAATCTGCAGTcagttaatgagattaaatatgaaaaatttCTGGGCATCAGCTTTATTGGCCATATGGACATGGTTTCACCAATGGTTTATCTAGTTGTACTTGGCATCTGTATATTGATCCAGTCAACTCCCATTATGCTTCGAACAAAGTTAATTCCACAGGGTAGTTCGCACCGATTTTTCAAACTGATCCTACATTCATGCGATACTCTGGAAATTCTTAGAGTTGCAGTTGGTTTATTGTACAAGTGTGTGGACAAAAGGAACTTGCACGTTTGGATAGTTATAGCTGAAGCTCTCCTAGACTGCTTTGGTGGTGTAAATGATCGTTCGCTGCTAAGAATGGAGACAGACAGTGATTCTTATCTTGGCATATGCCATCTGTTGTCCCATCCATTTGTTGCATTTTCTTCCCCACAAAATTTCTTGGCCCCTGAGAATGTTAGTGGATCCTTGGAAGAGTCTCATGTTTCAGCAGATAGTAACCTTGAGCTTGACCATGTAACTGAATTATGGAAGTCGGTCTATAGTGCGCTTCGTGCCTCAAAGTGTCCTGCAAAAAGAAGTATTTCACTAGATTTGTGCTCAATGTTAAATTGGTGCATTGATGAAAATCTAGGCATCACAGATTGTGGCACTGAACTAGATATAAGTAGTATGGATCTTGACGTACTTTCTTTATCTGGCAATGTTGCGTCATGTATATTGGAAGACGTTTTGGCAGCTAGTTCGGAtggaaataaaaataatcttgCTGAATTGCAAGTGTTCAGCGACATGAGAAGCATCTTGGGATTTGCTTCTAG ATTCTTGAAGTTATCATGCGCAAGAATGCAAGCAGATCCTCACACAAACCTTCCTGTAATTTCGAG GGTATTTTCTGTTTTGATACGTCTGGTTGGTTGCCTTCATTCCAAGGAAACTATTCTTTCAGTTATTGAG ATCATAACTGGTCCACTACTTATGTGGCTGTCACATGATGGATGTAATGATCAAGTCCAATCCCTGCTGGCTGAAATCTTCAACTGTCTTAGGAGAAGTCAACCCCCAATAGTGTTTGATTCAGTTTTCCTCAAACTTCAGGCACCCCTCCTACAAAAAACTCTTAATCATCCAGATTTCGCCATTTCAGAACTGACCACCGCCTTTTGGAATTCAACATACGGCCAGCAAATTAAGTTGGATTACCCGGAGAGTTTACTTGATATCTTGGACAAGCTGTcgagaaataaaaaaatcaacctCCAGAAGAAAAGCCTACCGTTTCTTGTAAAATGTAATTCTATCACAGATTTGACTGCTAAAAAGTACAGGGTTACTGCCAGTGCCACTCATAACAGAAGCTCAAAAAGAGTTGAATTAGTTCAGGATGCTAAGAATGATTTGTGTTGTAGTTCAAAAAGGAAAAGGTTAGAATTAACAGAGCACCAGAAGGAAGTGAGACGCGAGCAGCAAGGACGGACAATGTATTGCAGTGGTCATGGTCCGGGGGTCCGAACATATACTAGTGTTGATTTTTCACAAGGAAACGATGATTCTCAAGACAGTCAGGAGACTCAGATTCCAGACTCTATCCTGGAGATGTTGAGAAAAGTTGCATAA
- the LOC136204094 gene encoding uncharacterized protein isoform X3, with the protein MRESSHIWAPPIYRRMLSMDKKERDMSERCLLKIRSVIIPPPAALPKGLIKDMKCKLLTGMKDLLNQGLKIQTLQAWGWFIRLLGCHALENRRLINDMLKIPEKTFSDCNPQVQVASQVAWEGLIDALIHPSAMNCEINEVVENGSRKLQTSIENGHRVQVKAFSKSIKLLMTPLIGVISSKCDISVHLTCLKTWCYLLHKLDISINHPLVLELVLDPVFEAVFRMGPGLKTIWLWSLCLDLLDNYVIEKSRKIDCEQSSQVSQTGRDSVQGSSISGKCLVNQHSIKWSPWGISQLEFFIKMINIILTHTTSAEITLENRSSACDAALRIFKSILKGVNMELKSSSIKYADIMFCLNTILRFLREMFGSRKCGDGDNNLQHDSFQFLQAVIDELEPSILESPLYKVALDLTFVENLQSVNEIKYEKFLGISFIGHMDMVSPMVYLVVLGICILIQSTPIMLRTKLIPQGSSHRFFKLILHSCDTLEILRVAVGLLYKCVDKRNLHVWIVIAEALLDCFGGVNDRSLLRMETDSDSYLGICHLLSHPFVAFSSPQNFLAPENVSGSLEESHVSADSNLELDHVTELWKSVYSALRASKCPAKRSISLDLCSMLNWCIDENLGITDCGTELDISSMDLDVLSLSGNVASCILEDVLAASSDGNKNNLAELQVFSDMRSILGFASRFLKLSCARMQADPHTNLPVISRVFSVLIRLVGCLHSKETILSVIEIITGPLLMWLSHDGCNDQVQSLLAEIFNCLRRSQPPIVFDSVFLKLQAPLLQKTLNHPDFAISELTTAFWNSTYGQQIKLDYPESLLDILDKLSRNKKINLQKKSLPFLVKCNSITDLTAKKYRVTASATHNRSSKRVELVQDAKNDLCCSSKRKRLELTEHQKEVRREQQGRTMYCSGHGPGVRTYTSVDFSQGNDDSQDSQETQIPDSILEMLRKVA; encoded by the exons ATGAGAGAATCTTCACACATATGGGCTCCGCCAATATATAGAAGAATGCTCAGCATGGATAAGAAAGAAAGGGATATGTCAGAAAGGTGTCTGTTGAAGATTAGATCTGTCATAATCCCTCCTCCTGCAGCTCTTCCTAAG GGACTTATCAAAGATATGAAATGTAAATTGCTCACTGGGATGAAAGATCTTCTCAaccagggtttgaagattcaaacaTTGCAAGCATGGGGATGGTTTATTCGGTTGCTAGGATGTCATGCTTTGGAGAATAGGCGTTTAATTAATGATATGCTCAAAATTCCTGAGAAGACATTTTCTGATTGTAATCCACAAGTTCAGGTTGCTTCGCAG GTTGCATGGGAAGGACTTATTGATGCGCTTATTCATCCTTCAGCGATGAACTGCGAGATTAATGAAGTAGTTGAAAATGGTTCCAGAAAATTGCAAACATCTATTGAGAATGGCCATCGAGTCCAAGTAAAGGCATTTTCAAAAAGCATAAAACTCTTAATGACACCTCTAATTGGCGTCATCTCAAGCAAATGTGATATATCTGTCCACTTAACCTGCTTGAAGACGTGGTGTTATCTTCTACATAAGCTTGATATCTCCATCAATCACCCATTAGTGCTTGAACTGGTGTTGGATCCTGTCTTTGAAGCAGTTTTCAGGATGGGGCCTGGTCTCAAGACTATTTGGTTATGGAGTCTATGCCTAGATCTTCTTGATAATTATGTAATAGAAAAATCTAGAAAAATAGACTGCGAACAAAGCAGTCAGGTAAGCCAAACTGGTAGAGATTCCGTACAAGGGTCTTCAATATCTGGAAAATGCTTGGTGAATCAACATTCTATTAAATGGTCGCCTTGGGGAATTAGCCAGTTGGAATTCTTTATAAAGATGATAAATATTATCCTTACCCATACTACAAGTGCAGAAATCACCCTTGAAAATAGAAGTTCAGCTTGTGATGCTGCGTTAAGGATATTTAAATCTATTTTGAAGGGTGTAAATATGGAGCTGAAGAGTTCATCCATAAAATATGCTGATATTATGTTCTGTTTGAACACAATACTGAGGTTTTTACGAGAGATGTTTGGAAGCAGAAAATGTGGTGATGGTGATAATAATTTGCAGCATGATTCCTTCCAGTTTCTACAGGCTGTGATTGATGAACTGGAACCTTCTATTTTGGAATCTCCTCTTTACAAGGTGGCTCTAGACCTTACTTTTGTTGAGAATCTGCAGTcagttaatgagattaaatatgaaaaatttCTGGGCATCAGCTTTATTGGCCATATGGACATGGTTTCACCAATGGTTTATCTAGTTGTACTTGGCATCTGTATATTGATCCAGTCAACTCCCATTATGCTTCGAACAAAGTTAATTCCACAGGGTAGTTCGCACCGATTTTTCAAACTGATCCTACATTCATGCGATACTCTGGAAATTCTTAGAGTTGCAGTTGGTTTATTGTACAAGTGTGTGGACAAAAGGAACTTGCACGTTTGGATAGTTATAGCTGAAGCTCTCCTAGACTGCTTTGGTGGTGTAAATGATCGTTCGCTGCTAAGAATGGAGACAGACAGTGATTCTTATCTTGGCATATGCCATCTGTTGTCCCATCCATTTGTTGCATTTTCTTCCCCACAAAATTTCTTGGCCCCTGAGAATGTTAGTGGATCCTTGGAAGAGTCTCATGTTTCAGCAGATAGTAACCTTGAGCTTGACCATGTAACTGAATTATGGAAGTCGGTCTATAGTGCGCTTCGTGCCTCAAAGTGTCCTGCAAAAAGAAGTATTTCACTAGATTTGTGCTCAATGTTAAATTGGTGCATTGATGAAAATCTAGGCATCACAGATTGTGGCACTGAACTAGATATAAGTAGTATGGATCTTGACGTACTTTCTTTATCTGGCAATGTTGCGTCATGTATATTGGAAGACGTTTTGGCAGCTAGTTCGGAtggaaataaaaataatcttgCTGAATTGCAAGTGTTCAGCGACATGAGAAGCATCTTGGGATTTGCTTCTAG ATTCTTGAAGTTATCATGCGCAAGAATGCAAGCAGATCCTCACACAAACCTTCCTGTAATTTCGAG GGTATTTTCTGTTTTGATACGTCTGGTTGGTTGCCTTCATTCCAAGGAAACTATTCTTTCAGTTATTGAG ATCATAACTGGTCCACTACTTATGTGGCTGTCACATGATGGATGTAATGATCAAGTCCAATCCCTGCTGGCTGAAATCTTCAACTGTCTTAGGAGAAGTCAACCCCCAATAGTGTTTGATTCAGTTTTCCTCAAACTTCAGGCACCCCTCCTACAAAAAACTCTTAATCATCCAGATTTCGCCATTTCAGAACTGACCACCGCCTTTTGGAATTCAACATACGGCCAGCAAATTAAGTTGGATTACCCGGAGAGTTTACTTGATATCTTGGACAAGCTGTcgagaaataaaaaaatcaacctCCAGAAGAAAAGCCTACCGTTTCTTGTAAAATGTAATTCTATCACAGATTTGACTGCTAAAAAGTACAGGGTTACTGCCAGTGCCACTCATAACAGAAGCTCAAAAAGAGTTGAATTAGTTCAGGATGCTAAGAATGATTTGTGTTGTAGTTCAAAAAGGAAAAGGTTAGAATTAACAGAGCACCAGAAGGAAGTGAGACGCGAGCAGCAAGGACGGACAATGTATTGCAGTGGTCATGGTCCGGGGGTCCGAACATATACTAGTGTTGATTTTTCACAAGGAAACGATGATTCTCAAGACAGTCAGGAGACTCAGATTCCAGACTCTATCCTGGAGATGTTGAGAAAAGTTGCATAA